The genomic segment CGATCTCGAGCTGGCCGTTGCGGACGCGGTTGTAGAAGCGGTCCAGCGGGCGGACCGGCGGCCCGCCGGAGACCTTGCCCTGGAAGTCGTAGACGCCGCCGTGGCACGGGCAGATGAAGCGCTGCGCAGCGTCGGTGTAGCGGACGGGGCAGCCCAGGTGCATGCAGCGAGAGGAGATCGCCACGAACTGCTCGCCCTCGAAGCCCTTGGGGAGCTTGTCGGTGTCGAGCGCCGGGTTGCGCTTGCGGATGTAGACCGTCGACTTGCCGGTCTCCCCGATGCCGTCGGAGATCGTGATGACCTTCGGCACGTAGTTGTCGTTGGGGAACTCGTCCGGGCGGCCGACGGGCTGCCAGCGCTGCTCGTGCTTCTCGAAGATCGGCCCGATGGCGAACCCGAGGGCCGGCAGCAGGAAGGCCGAGGCGGCGATGGCGCCCGTCGTGTGCACGGCGCCGGTCATCAACCGGCGGCGGGTGACGGTCTCGCCCTCGAATGCACCGGGGATTCCCCGGTCGGCGGTGTACTTGCTCTTGGCTTGCTTCTTGGGCACTGGGTTCTCGCGGGGGATGTCCGGGGTGCGTGGGACCGTTCGTGGTCCGCAGGCCGGACCGGAAATCTATCGCTCGCCCATCGTACGGCGCGCCGCGGGATGCAGGGACGTCCGCTCAGCGGGGCGGCGCCAGGTCTCCGGAGATGTGGCGCGCCGCTGCTCCGAGGCGCTCCGCGGCGCCAGAAATG from the Baekduia soli genome contains:
- a CDS encoding ubiquinol-cytochrome c reductase iron-sulfur subunit produces the protein MPKKQAKSKYTADRGIPGAFEGETVTRRRLMTGAVHTTGAIAASAFLLPALGFAIGPIFEKHEQRWQPVGRPDEFPNDNYVPKVITISDGIGETGKSTVYIRKRNPALDTDKLPKGFEGEQFVAISSRCMHLGCPVRYTDAAQRFICPCHGGVYDFQGKVSGGPPVRPLDRFYNRVRNGQLEIGPRFSVNSQLRRFSPRDPGEPLDGIGQYLYPSRPSIRKLDKLPTE